A single region of the Fusarium fujikuroi IMI 58289 draft genome, chromosome FFUJ_chr05 genome encodes:
- a CDS encoding related to cell division protein CDC50: MADEQPRGIDHTDSIDSNDGPKQPDKKKSRRPANTAFRQQRLKAWQPILTPKTVLPLFFAIGIIFAPIGGALLYASAQVQEIRLDYTDCIEKAPTLGKDGGGFRGMPGSAVSTAFKSSNTSVNAQWAKESNVTVKLDNGVSVSNPRCHLKFTIPEEMGPPVLFYYHLTNFYQNHRRYVLSFDTDQLKGHKRSYNDIHNSDCTPLYGEGGKPYYPCGLIANSMFNDTFSSPVLSNPPKASSNDTWVYHMQNNTGISWDSDKDLYGNTAYNYTDILPPPNWHDRYPNGYTKDTPPPNLKEWEAFQVWMRTAGLPTFSKLYQRNNTQAMWSGTYDLVIDYRFPTLKYKGTKSVIISTRTVIGGRNPFLGIAYVVVGGVCIVLGTVFTVTHLIRPRKLGDHTYLSWNNAPGAKSGPSTAAASGRELRPGEA; encoded by the exons ATGGCCGACGAGCAGCCCCGTGGCATCGACCACACTGATTCCATCGATTCGAATGATGGCCCGAAGCAGCcggacaagaagaagagccgTCGCCCTGCGA ATACTGCCTTTCGACAACAGCGTCTAAAGGCCTGGCA GCCCATCCTCACACCAAAGACTGTCCTGCCTctcttcttcgccatcgGCATTATCTTCGCTCCCATCGGCGGTGCTCTTCTATACGCGAGCGCTCAG GTCCAAGAGATCCGACTCGACTACACCGATTGCATTGAAAAAGCTCCCACCCTTGGCAAGGACGGTGGCGGCTTCAGGGGTATGCCAGGCAGTGCCGTCAGCACCGCATTCAAGAGTTCCAACACTTCAGTGAATGCACAGTGGGCCAAGGAGAGCAACGTCACCGTTAAGCTCGATAACGGCGTCAGCGTCTCGAACCCTCGATGCCATCTCAAGTTCACCATTCCAGAGGAGATGGGCCCGCCTGTTCTCTTCTACTACCACCTGACCAACTTCTACCAGAACCATCGCCGATATGTCCTCTCCTTCGACACCGACCAGCTCAAGGGCCACAAGCGATCTTACAACGACATTCATAACTCGGACTGCACTCCTCTGTACGGCGAGGGCGGCAAGCCTTATTATCCCTGCGGTCTGATCGCCAACTCCATGTTCAACGATACCTTCTCCAGCCCTGTGCTGTCGAACCCTCCCAAGGCCAGTAGCAATGATACGTGGGTATACCACATGCAAAACAACACGGGGATCTCGTGGGACAGCGACAAAGATCTCTACGGCAATACCGCGTACAACTACACTGACATCCTTCCCCCTCCCAACTGGCACGATCGCTACCCCAATGGATACACTAAGGACACGCCTCCTCCTAACCTCAAGGAGTGGGAGGCTTTCCAGGTCTGGATGCGGACGGCTGGTCTTCCTACTTTCAGCAAACTGTACCAGCGCAACAACACTCAGGCTATGTGGTCTGGGACTTATGATCTGGTGATTGACTACC GCTTCCCTACTCTCAAGTACAAGGGCACCAAGTCCGTCATCATTTCTACTCGAACCGTTATTGGAGGACGCAATCCTTTCCTCGGCATTGCCTACGTTGTTGTCGGCGGTGTTTGTATTGTTCTCGGCACCGTGTTTACAGTTACTCATCTCATCCGCCCCAG AAAACTTGGAGATCACACTTATCTCTCGTGGAACAACGCCCCTGGTGCAAAGTCTGGTCCTAGCACTGCCGCCGCTTCGGGTCGCGAACTCCGTCCTGGTGAAGCTTAG
- a CDS encoding probable transcription elongation complex subunit (CDC68): MAEIKIDSKLFQERISHFVTAWKNDLRSKDGLFNGAQSLIVMMGKVEEIPEFHKNNAIHFWLLGYEFPTTLMLFTLDTLYILTTAKKAKHLEQLKGGRFPIEVLVRGKDAAENEKLFIKLADKIKEAGNKVGTIAKDTSRGPFVDEWKKLFNDQCKDVTQVDISAALSTYAFAVKDESELRAMRTASKACVALMTPYFLDEMSNILDAEKKVKHSALADKVDKKLDDNQFWKTVELPSKGKLPSDLDPTQLDWILGPSIQSGGKYDLRFAGEPNDENLHANIIIAAMGLRYKSYCSTIARTYLVDPNKSQESNYKLLTLIHNTIIKEIRDGMTAKEVYGRAISIIKSKKPDMEKHFLKNVGWGIGLENKDPTLILNAKNQRVLKDGMTLIINTGFQDIENPSPQDKNSKIYALVLTDTIRVTSAEPVVFTAEAPTSADANSFFFKDDEEAEPAPKKEKKDSRVGAVATKNITSTRLRSERTTQVANDDLEKKRREHQKELAARKQREGLARFSESTSGQNGGEVKKFKRFESYKRDNQFPSKIKNLEVVVDIKNNTVVLPIMGRPVPFHINTIKNASKSDEGDWAFLRINFLSPGQGVGRKDDQPFEDASAHFVRSLTFRSSDGERYNEIATQISNMKRDVVKKEQEKKDMEDVVEQDKLVEIRNRRPAVLDNVYIRPAMEGKRVPGKVEIHQNGIRYISPLNAQHRVDILFSNVKHLFFQPCQHELIVIIHIHLKDPIIVGNKKKTKDVQFYREATDIQFDETGNRKRKYRYGDEDEFEAEQEERRRRAELDRLFQGFAQKIAEAGRNEGIEVDMPVRDLGFHGVPFRSNVFVQPTTDCLIQVVEPPFMVITIEEVEIAHLERVQFGLKNFDMVFVFKDFTRPPYHVNTIPVEFLDQVKEWLDSSDIAYTEGPLNLNWPTIMKTVTADTHQFFADGGWSFLQADSDDDDGEGESEQESAFEMDEDEFDEESESSDEGSDFGSNASDDDEDAELDTDEEGEDWDELERKAKKRDRESAMEDEDRGGKKKRKR; the protein is encoded by the exons ATGGCCGAGATCAAGATTGAcagcaagctcttccagGAGCGCATCTCCCACTTTGTCACTGCCTGGAAGAATGACCTGCGCTCCAAGGATGGCCTGTTCAACGGCGCTCAGTCCCTCATTGTGATGATGGGcaaggttgaagagatcCCCGAATTTCACAAGAACAATGCGATTCAC TTCTGGCTTCTTGGATACGAGTTTCCGACGACCCTTATGTTGTTCACCTTGGACACGTTGTACATCCTCACAACAGCGAAGAAAG CCAAGCATCTCGAACAGCTGAAAGGGGGCCGATTCCCAATCGAAGTCCTTGTGCGAGGCAAGGATGCCGCTGAAAACGAGAAGCTCTTCATTAAGCTTGCCGATAAGATTAAGGAGGCAGGA AACAAGGTCGGCACCATTGCCAAAGACACCTCCCGAGGACCCTTCGTCGATGAGTggaagaagctcttcaacgacCAGTGCAAGGATGTGACCCAAGTCGACATTTCCGCCGCCCTTTCTACCTACGCCTTTGCCGTAAAGGACGAGAGCGAACTCCGAGCCATGCGAACTGCCTCCAAGGCTTGTGTTGCCTTGATGACCCCCTACTTCCTCGACGAAATGTCCAACATCCTCGATGCCGAAAAGAAAGTCAAACACTCCGCACTCGCCGACAAGgttgacaagaagctcgacgACAACCAATTCTGGAAGACAGTCGAGTTGCCTAGCAAAGGCAAGCTTCCCTCGGACCTCGATCCCACTCAGCTGGACTGGATCCTGGGACCTTCGATCCAGAGTGGTGGCAAGTACGATCTTCGATTTGCCGGTGAACCCAACGACGAAAACCTCCACGCgaacatcatcattgccGCCATGGGGCTTCGATACAAGTCCTACTGCTCTACCATCGCCCGAACTTACCTCGTCGACCCTAACAAGTCTCAGGAGAGCAACTATAAGCTTCTTACTCTCATTCACAACACTATCATCAAGGAGATTCGTGATGGTATGACAGCGAAAGAGGTTTATGGCAGGGCCATCAGCATTATAAAGAGCAAGAAGCCAGATATGGAGAAGCATTTCCTAAAGAACGTTGGTTGGGGTATTGGATTAGAGAACAAGGATCCTACTTTGAttctcaacgccaagaaCCAGCGGGTTCTGAAGGACGGTAtgactctcatcatcaacaccggGTTCCAAGACATCGAGAACCCGTCCCCCCAGGATAAGAACAGCAAGATCTATGCGCTCGTCCTGACAGACACCATTCGAGTCACTTCGGCAGAGCCCGTGGTGTTCACAGCTGAGGCCCCAACAAGCGCTGACGCCAActcgttcttcttcaaggatgatgaagaagcagagcctGCCcctaagaaggagaagaaggactcGCGGGTTGGTGCCGTTGCGACCAAGAACATCACAAGTACAAGACTTCGCTCAGAACGCACAACTCAAGTCGCTAACgacgaccttgagaagaagcgacgGGAGCATCAGAAGGAACTTGCAGCGAGAAAGCAAAGAGAGGGTCTCGCCAGATTTTCAGAATCCACGAGTGGCCAGAACGGTGGtgaggtcaagaagttcaagcgTTTCGAGTCTTACAAGAGAGACAATCAGTTTcccagcaagatcaagaacctcgaggttgttgttgatatcaagaacaacacaGTCGTTTTGCCCATCATGGGCCGCCCTGTTCCTTTCCACATCAACACTATCAAGAACGCGAGTAAAAGTGACGAGGGCGATTGGGCATTCCTGCGCATCAATTTCCTTTCGCCTGGTCAGGGCGTAGGCCGAAAGGATGACCAGCCCTTCGAAGATGCATCGGCGCACTTCGTTCGAAGTTTGACCTTCCGATCGTCTGATGGTGAGAGATATAATGAAATAGCAACTCAGATCTCCAACATGAAGCGCGATGTGGTTAAGAAGGagcaggaaaagaaggacatGGAGGATGTCGTCGAGCAGGACAAACTCGTCGAGATACGGA ACCGACGACCAGCTGTGTTGGACAATGTCTATATCCGTCCAGCTATGGAAGGCAAGCGAGTACCAGGCAAGGTCGAGATTCACCAGAACGGTATTCGATATATCTCACCCCTCAACGCACAACACCGAGTGGATATACTATTTTCCAACGTCAAGCACCTGTTTTTCCAACCTTGTCAGCATGAGTTGATTGTCATCATTCACATTCATCTCAAGGACCCGATCATTGTtggcaacaagaagaagacgaaggatGTTCAGTTCTATCGAGAAGCCACAGACATTCAATTCGATGAGACGGGTAACCGCAAGCGAAAGTACCGTTATGGTGACGAGGACGAGTTCGAGGCAGAACAAGAGGAACGACGTCGCAGAGCCGAGCTGGATCGACTGTTCCAAGGCTTTGCTCAGAAGATTGCCGAGGCTGGTCGCAACGAAGGTATCGAGGTGGACATGCCTGTTCGTGACCTTGGTTTCCATGGTGTGCCATTCCGAAGCAATGTCTTTGTGCAACCTACCACGGACTGCCTCATTCAGGTTGTCGAGCCTCCTTTTATGGTCATCACCAttgaggaagttgagattgCGCACCTAGAACGTGTTCAGTTCGGCCTGAAGAACTTTGATATGGTCTTTGTCTTCAAGGATTTTACACGACCCCCTTACCacgtcaacaccatcccCGTCGAGTTCCTCGACCAGGTCAAGGAATGGCTCGACTCCTCCGATATCGCCTACACAGAAGGTCCCCTTAACCTCAACTGGCCAACTATCATGAAGACAGTCACTGCAGACACCCACCAGTTCTTTGCTGATGGTGGTTGGTCTTTCCTGCAAGCTGactctgacgatgatgacggcgAGGGTGAGTCTGAGCAAGAATCGGCCTTTGAgatggacgaggatgaatTCGATGAGGAGTCTGAATCTAGTGACGAAGGATCCGATTTCGGCAGCAATGCaagcgacgacgatgaagatgcagaGCTCGACACCGACGAAGAGGGTGAGGATTGGGATGAGCTCGAGCGCAAGGCTAAGAAGCGCGATCGCGAGAGTGCCATGGAGGACGAAGACCgaggaggcaagaagaagcgcaagcgctAA
- a CDS encoding related to 4-carboxymuconolactone decarboxylase family protein, which translates to MRVPYVSNPPETKSEEHAAIVKRIEERRAPRPLQSLDLALLHSPHVADGWNSFLGAVRTKTSLSDDIRELAISRIAVCNKAWYEWKHHAPLAVKGGVSEAGLEAIKGEELGERPAELSEKQWAVLLYTDEMTRNVQVKDETFDRLREYFNEQEIVEITATVACYNCVSRFLVALDVGERNGTGPEAISGH; encoded by the exons ATGCGGGTTCCTTACGTATCCAACCCTCCTGAGACCAAGTCCGAGGAGCATGCCGCCATTGTAAAGCGCATAGAAGAGCGCCGCGCCCCTCGACCTCTCCAGTCTCTGgatctggctcttcttcactccCCTCACGTTGCTGATGGCTGGAACTCATTCCTCGGCGCTGTTCGTACCAAGACCTCTCTAAGCGACGACATTCGAGAGCTTGCAATTTCACGTATTGCTGTGTGCAACAAGGCCTGGTACGAATGGAAGCACCATGCGCCGCTAGCTGTCAAGGGCGGTGTATCCGAGGCTGGGCTTGAGGCTATCAAGGGTGAGGAACTTGGTGAGCGGCCTGCTGAGCTATCAGAGAAGCAATGGGCTGTGCTGCTGTACACGGatgagatgacgaggaacGTTCaggtcaaggatgagacCTTTGATCGTCTGCGGGAGTATTTCAACGAACAAGAAATTGTGGAAATCACAGCCACG GTTGCATGCTACAACTGTGTAAGCCGTTTCTTGGTGGCACTTGACG TCGGGGAGAGAAATGGTACAGGCCCTGAAGCTATCTCGGGTCATTGA
- a CDS encoding related to MNORI-2 protein: protein MATNTATVTADPAPQAHQFPLPKILEYPASTPPILITQGAEGRLYKTTYLLRDIPCALKYRPPKPWRHPILDQRLTKHRILSEARILAKCRRDGVRVPAVYAVDESAGWLMLEWIPGGPVRKSINGRLGNRTEGIESDVELKDLMRKIGTAIGNMHKIGIVHGDLTTSNMMLQPPANPQDGNSLHGELVIIDLGLASGSISDEDRAVDLYVLERAFGSTHPRAECLFPEVLEAYGQTFKQAKIVLKKLEDVRMRGRKRSMLG, encoded by the coding sequence ATGGCGACGAATACAGCGACGGTGACGGCTGACCCCGCGCCGCAAGCGCACCAGTTTCCCCTCCCAAAGATCCTCGAATACCCCGCGTCGACCCCGCCAATCCTTATCACCCAAGGTGCCGAGGGTCGCCTCTACAAAACCACTTACTTATTACGCGATATTCCCTGCGCCCTCAAGTATCGCCCTCCTAAGCCCTGGCGTCACCCGATTCTTGATCAGCGGCTCACCAAGCACCGTATCCTTTCAGAAGCTCGTATTCTTGCAAAGTGTCGCCGCGATGGGGTCCGTGTACCAGCTGTGTATGCTGTGGATGAATCTGCTGGGTGGTTGATGCTGGAATGGATACCCGGAGGCCCTGTCCGAAAGAGTATCAATGGGCGGCTCGGAAATAGAACTGAGGGGATAGAGAGCGATGTTGAGCTGAAGGACCTCATGCGAAAAATCGGTACTGCTATTGGCAACATGCACAAAATCGGCATCGTCCATGGTGACTTAACCACAAGCAACATGATGTTGCAACCCCCAGCTAACCCCCAAGACGGTAATTCCTTACATGGGGAATTGGTTATTATCGATCTGGGTCTTGCGAGTGGAAGTATTTCAGACGAAGACCGGGCAGTTGATCTCTACGTTCTGGAGAGAGCATTTGGTAGCACACATCCAAGAGCAGAGTGCCTCTTTCCAGAGGTGCTCGAAGCCTATGGCCAGACCTTCAAGCAGGCCAAGAttgttctcaagaagctaGAAGACGTGCGGATGAGAGGCCGCAAACGAAGCATGCTTGGGtaa
- a CDS encoding related to gamma-glutamylcysteine synthetase light chain, with protein MTRLILSTANVMLAGPSIIRKPGNSRSNLELVNSLRDNIAEAQRDYAIDAQETNGFTNGDTAKGKHTVVDLWTEQEGDALYVPRINWNAAGLQEEPSQYEITVKFFVLPGMSVAAGEQHVKEALDLVRRELGIQTIDLLIVSFPGISFEGNCEWEADKTNAQQGNLEEELATWKVFEGLHKQGLVKRLAVAEFGSEKLGAFIKRASVRPVIDQINLRNCCDVPPPLKKLADQEGVELHVHNDCIDILPHGTLRELLSHGPKSAGLLADPGNSGKGLTGEIVPEWVVRYTAFVQDRGVIENKGYFAGAELVAP; from the exons ATGACGAGACTCATTCTATCTACTGC CAATGTCATGTTGGCAGGCCCCTCCATTATCCGTAAACCCGGCAACAGCAGATCCAACCTCGAACTCGTCAATTCCCTGCGGGACAACATCGCCGAAGCTCAGCGCGATTATGCGATCGATGCGCAAGAAACAAACGGCTTCACGAACGGCGACACGGCCAAAGGCAAGCACACAGTCGTCGACCTCTGGACTGAACAAGAAGGCGATGCGCTATACGTTCCTCGCATTAATTGGAATGCCGCTGGCCTCCAAGAGGAACCCAGTCAGTATGAGATCACTGTCAAGTTTTTTGTTCTCCCGGGTATGTCAGTAGCTGCTGGGGAACAACATGTCAAAGAGGCTCTGGATTTGGTCCGGAGAGAACTCGGCATTCAAACCATCGACCTCTTAATTGTATCTTTTCCTGGCATTTCGTTCGAAGGAAACTGCGAATGGGAGGCGGACAAGACCAATGCCCAACAGGGGAACCTTGAAGAGGAGCTTGCGACTTGGAAGGTGTTCGAGGGCCTGCACAAGCAAGGCCTCGTGAAGCGTCTTGCTGTAGCCGAGTTTGGCAGCGAGAAACTTGGCGCTTTCATCAAGCGTGCGAGCGTCCGGCCCGTCATCGACCAGATCAATCTGCGAAACTGCTGCGATGTCCCACCCCCGCTGAAAAAGCTAGCCGACCAAGAAGGTGTGGAATTGCATGTTCACAACGACTGTATCGATATTCTTCCGCACGGCACTCTTCGAGAACTCCTTAGCCACGGGCCGAAAAGCGCAGGTCTTCTTGCTGATCCCGGCAACAGCGGTAAGGGTTTGACTGGAGAGATTGTCCCCGAATGGGTAGTGCGATACACGGCATTCGTACAGGATCGAGGCGTCATAGAGAATAAGGGATATTTTGCTGGAGCGGAGCTGGTGGCACCATAG
- a CDS encoding related to MAF1 Protein required for sorting of Mod5p — protein MAIQYLILLSRQGKVRLAKWFTTLSPKDKAKIVKDVSQLVLARRTRMCNFLEYKDTKIVYRRYASLFFIAGCSSEDNELITLEIIHRYVEQMDKYYGNVCELDIIFSFTKAYYILDEILLAGELQETSKKNVLRCIGQQDSLEDMESVASRIYGPAHQHRDIPTTESTSKCPSASKMKYLPVQDFEAVTSALNFNTPDCSVTGGCDLYTTKSTGSDKKLYKNIDNDLNSQHEALLKLGASLSPPERAHMLATSPSMQLFSHSSAFGPLSELSSRKTFAYLIATLNASHPHYDFSHVLRPNDFKRERNLRRVMVNLDSILQNVRPNFEPKSLGSSLGSETTSIWGPQCWSLIDKEMHLNECTIFSYNPESDPFEEDESAIWASHYFFFNRTLKRVAYLYVRVVPVISSHSPTLRPTNLARNHSNQRDLASAGAQKRANYWLGDQDAELVPYNEDDEELIDDGLFWNRGENGDLVAYSDEDFDEDIEDMDMLDSSPDRSMSDDVAGRMEI, from the exons atggccattcA ATATCTCATTCTCCTATCCCGTCAGGGCAAAGTG CGTCTTGCCAAATGGTTCACAACACTCTCccccaaggacaaggccaagatcgtcaaggaTGTATCTCAGCTTGTGCTCGCTCGAAGAACGCGCATGTGCAACTTTCTAGAATATAAGG ATACAAAGATTGTCTATCGCCGATATGCatcactcttcttcatcgctggATGCTCCTCCGAAGATAACGAGCTGATCACCCTCGAAATTATCCACCGATATGTCGAGCAGATGGACAAGTACTACGGCAACGTTTGCGAGCTTgacatcatcttctctttcaCCAAGGCATACTATATCCTTGACGAAATCCTCCTCGCCGGCGAGCTGCAGGAAACGAGCAAAAAGAATGTTCTTCGCTGCATCGGCCAGCAGGACTCCCTTGAAGATATGGAG TCAGTCGCATCACGCATTTACGGCCCAGCGCATCAACACCGCGACATTCCCACCACAGAATCGACCTCAAAGTGCCCTTCAGCTTCCAAGATGAAG TATCTACCAGTACAAGACTTCGAAGCGGTGACGAGCGCGCTGAACTTCAACACACCCGACTGTAGCGTGACCGGCGGATGCGATCTCTACACAACGAAATCAACAGGCTCTGACAAGAAGCTCTACAAGAACATCGACAACGATCTGAACTCGCAACATGAAgcccttctcaagctcggcGCCAGCCTATCACCGCCTGAGCGCGCTCACATGCTTGCTACTTCACCGAGCATGCAGCTGTTTTCACACTCAAGTGCTTTCGGCCCCTTGTCTGAGCTCTCGAGTCGCAAGACATTTGCATACCTCATCGCGACGCTGAATGCGAGTCACCCTCACTACGATTTCTCTCATGTCCTTCGACCTAACGACTTCAAACGCGAGCGAAACCTGCGTCGCGTCATGGTGAACCTCGATTCAATTCTTCAAAACGTAAGACCTAACTTCGAGCCCAAATCTCTCGGTTCCTCGCTAGGCAGTGAGACAACCTCGATATGGGGCCCCCAATGCTGGTCATTGATCGACAAGGAGATGCACCTCAACGAGTGTACTATTTTCAGCTACAACCCCGAGAGCGACccctttgaagaagacgagagtGCAATCTGGGCTTCAcactacttcttcttcaaccgcaCCTTGAAAAGAGTGGCATATCTTTACGTCCGCGTTGTGCCAGTTATCTCGTCTCATAGCCCAACTCTCCGACCCACAAATCTGGCCAGGAACCACAGCAATCAACGGGATCTCGCATCAGCTGGTGCGCAGAAACGCGCCAACTACTGGCTTGGTGATCAAGACGCCGAGTTAGTGCCATATAatgaggacgacgaggagCTCATTGACGACGGTCTTTTTTGGAATCGTGGAGAGAACGGAGATCTCGTTGCCTATTCAGATGAAGACTTCGACGAGGATATCGAGGATATGGACATGCTCGATAGCAGTCCTGACAGGTCCATGAGCGATGATGTCGCCGGCCGTATGGAGATCTAG
- a CDS encoding related to U3 snoRNP protein yields MATPNSFTNSHVLALLESLADGKRHAFLQPTASIPTDSLNHVKHTLEGFASQVGDEQQERLKENRKRKRGAANSEDVLKMRKVYIDGFETGQVWQQAKRIIGGVLKYSEEALAELEERKEIAVNGASASDSKTLEFGEDGFEVDSEDEDESDQDGSDEEEEQLSVDEAQDDGQEDDWEDDEEEIEEGRDDYQEDDEEDESVDGPVEEYEEDPDGLNDGFFSLDDFNRQTQYFEEQDAKGDPYTDQASDDEEINWDADPLAPPTTGSKSKKAAKEPLSEEEDDDDDEDGPTFGDMALDAPEGDSEDEAMDMDEPVDDDDNGLNANDVYYKDFFAPPRRKSNGGKPKKSVKFQPEQPNDADVERAMADVRRDLFDDESEQEDSDDALSDVSAGDPKSRRSAHERRQAKLAEEIRKLEAASVAKREWTLSGEAAAVDRPVNSLLEQDLDFEHVGKPVPVITPEVSESIEDLIKRRILAQEFDEVIRRRPDTEGAAAGTRRGLVELDDTKATKGLAEIYEEEHVKNTNPDTYVSQSDEKLQREEKEVEAMWKDVSARLDALSSWHYKPKPTAPSLSVVADVATVAMEDAQPTTAQGVTGESSRMAPQEIYRAGATDNVANGEVVTKAGLPVARQEMSREDKARRRRREKERVRKAGGVDGEKVVSKRAKMQRDTIAELKKGGVKVINRKGEITDVDGKKAKTAKIASSGNFKL; encoded by the coding sequence ATGGCTACTCCCAATTCTTTCACAAATAGCCACGTCTTGGCCCTTTTAGAAAGCCTAGCCGATGGCAAGCGACACGCTTTTCTTCAACCCACAGCTTCCATCCCAACCGATTCTCTCAACCATGTCAAGCACACCCTTGAAGGTTTTGCCTCACAAGTCGGCGATGAGCAACAGGAGAGGTTAAAAGAGAATCGCAAGCGCAAGAGAGGCGCTGCAAATAGCGAGGATGTCCTTAAAATGCGCAAGGTCTATATCGATGGGTTCGAGACCGGCCAGGTTTGGCAGCAGGCCAAGAGAATTATTGGTGGTGTCTTGAAGTATTCGGAAGAGGCGCTGGCAGAGTTGGAGGAGCGCAAGGAGATTGCCGTCAACGGCGCTAGTGCATCAGACTCAAAGACGCTCGAGTTTGGAGAGGATGGCTTCGAAGTAGACtccgaggacgaggacgagagCGATCAGGATGGatccgacgaggaggaggaacaaTTATCAGTGGACGAAGCTCAAGACGACGGCCAAGAGGACGActgggaagatgatgaagaggagatcgAAGAAGGCAGAGATGATTAtcaggaagatgatgaggaagacgagagtGTGGATGGACCGGTTGAAGAGTATGAGGAGGATCCCGACGGTCTCAACGATGGTTTCTTCTCACTCGACGATTTCAACCGGCAAACACAATATTTCGAGGAGCAGGACGCAAAGGGAGATCCCTACACGGATCAAGcaagcgacgatgaggagatcaACTGGGACGCGGATCCTCTGGCTCCTCCTACAACAGGTTCCAAATCTAAGAAGGCTGCCAAAGAGCCACtctctgaagaggaagatgatgacgacgacgaggacggcCCTACATTTGGCGACATGGCTCTCGATGCCCCAGAAGGCgacagtgaggatgaggccatggatatggatgagcctgttgatgacgacgacaacGGTCTCAATGCCAATGATGTTTACTATAAGGACTTCTTTGCGCCGCCGCGTCGAAAGTCGAATGGCGGTAAGCCCAAAAAGTCTGTCAAGTTCCAGCCCGAGCAGCCAAACGATGCCGACGTTGAGAGAGCCATGGCCGATGTTCGCAGAGATCTCTTTGACGATGAGTCAGAACAGGAAGATTCGGACGATGCTCTCTCCGATGTTTCCGCTGGAGATCCCAAGTCAAGACGCTCAGCTCACGAGCGGAGACAAGCCAAGCTTGCCGAAGAGATCCGCAAGCTTGAGGCTGCATCCGTTGCCAAGCGTGAGTGGACTCTCTCTGGTGAAGCTGCTGCAGTTGACCGCCCTGTAAACTCTTTACTGGAGCAGGATCTCGATTTCGAGCATGTTGGCAAGCCCGTGCCTGTCATCACTCCTGAGGTCAGTGAAAGCATcgaggatctcatcaagcGTCGTATTCTCGCTCAAGAGTTCGACGAGGTTATTCGCCGACGTCCTGACACCGAAGGTGCAGCCGCAGGTACCCGTCGTGGCCTTGTTGAACTCGATGATACCAAGGCTACAAAGGGTTTGGCCGAGATCTACGAGGAAGAGCACGTCAAGAATACAAACCCAGACACCTATGTCAGCCAATCAGACGAGAAGCTTCAGCGCGAAGAAAAGGAAGTTGAGGCTATGTGGAAGGACGTCAGCGCTCGTCTGGACGCCCTCAGCTCATGGCActacaagcccaagcccacaGCACCCTCACTATCTGTCGTTGCGGACGTTGCCACTGTCGCAATGGAGGATGCCCAGCCCACAACAGCCCAGGGCGTCACCGGCGAGAGCAGTCGCATGGCTCCTCAAGAAATTTACAGGGCTGGAGCCACAGACAACGTAGCCAACGGCGAGGTCGTCACCAAGGCCGGTCTTCCTGTCGCCCGCCAGGAGATGTCCCGCGAGGACAAGGCCCGCCGGCGCCGTCGCGAGAAAGAACGCGTGCGCAAGGCTGGAGGTGTCGACGGCGAGAAGGTCGTCAGCAAGAGAGCCAAGATGCAGCGCGACACCATCGCCGAGCTCAAAAAGGGAGGCGTCAAGGTCATCAATCGCAAGGGAGAAATCACCGACGTGGATGgcaagaaggcaaagactGCCAAGATTGCTTCGAGCGGCAATTTCAAGTTGTAG